From a single Nakaseomyces glabratus chromosome F, complete sequence genomic region:
- the TNA1 gene encoding Tna1p (CAGL0F08371g~High-affinity nicotinic acid transporter; strongly induced under niacin-limiting conditions), with the protein MTLRMRGHDNIEEEVSSGHDFDDGRKVVKVESPLRETDESESDEKKVLESANEREVLGTTTDDDGYMLPSLDHPMEKKILKKMDLFIIPLLGLMYFLSNLDKSNIGNAEVAGLSKSIGLKGKEYNIAVTVFFGTYIVFDPVGANLLKIMGPNRMMSSCLLCFGAISLATAFIKNYGQLLAVRLLLGMFEGMIYPAINMYLSVCYRREQYAVRFAFVFTAAALSSAFGGLIAYGCSKIHGSLEAWQYIYIVEGAISIGFVPVYIWGLGRKLEDSWFFTEEEREYVIERYNTMNTFNPDEKFEWFQVWLAVKDIKTWVSAIALFGIDLTTFGLTVFLPIIVTSLGFSHVRAQLMTVPVYFLTAVVFFVCAIWSDKLKLRSPFIIGACLTTSIGLAIVLGSTVHGVRYFGVFILCMGIYVNAACNCLWLSGNNGNYFKRATALGINLFIGSGSGLVSGQIFLAKDKPRYIMGLSLCLGFQVLSIVMTALQFYLYYRSNQQKQKIIDHCHEIGEPIPYDERLSDLNPEFKYMY; encoded by the coding sequence ATGACATTAAGAATGAGAGGCCATGACAATATTGAGGAGGAGGTGAGTTCAGGCCATGACTTTGATGATGGCCGTAAAGTGGTTAAAGTCGAGTCCCCACTGAGAGAGACTGACGAGTCAGAATCAGATGAGAAGAAAGTCCTGGAGTCAGCCAACGAGAGAGAAGTGCTAGGCACCACCACAGATGATGATGGCTACATGCTACCTTCATTGGATCATCCcatggaaaagaaaatcctAAAGAAGATGGATCTTTTCATCATCCCATTGTTGGGTCTGATGTACTTCTTGTCTAACTTGGATAAGTCAAATATTGGTAACGCCGAAGTGGCGGGCTTGTCCAAGTCCATTGGCTTGAAGGGTAAAGAATATAACATCGCAGTGACAGTGTTCTTCGGTACCTACATTGTTTTCGACCCAGTCGGAGCTAACCTACTGAAGATCATGGGCCCAAACAGGATGATGAGTTCATGTCTACTTTGTTTCGGTGCCATCTCTCTTGCCACTGCTTTCATAAAAAACTACGGTCAATTGCTAGCTGTTCGTCTATTACTGGGTATGTTCGAAGGTATGATCTACCCTGCCATTAACATGTACCTATCTGTGTGTTACAGAAGAGAACAATACGCTGTGAGATTTGCCTTTGTCTTCACTGCGGCTGCTTTGTCATCTGCGTTTGGTGGTTTGATCGCATACGGCTGTTCGAAGATTCACGGTTCCTTAGAAGCATGGCAATACATCTACATTGTTGAAGGTGCAATCTCAATTGGATTTGTACCAGTATACATTTGGGGTTTAGGTAGAAAACTAGAAGACTCTTGGTTTTtcactgaagaagaaagagaatatGTTATAGAAAGATACAACACCATGAACACCTTCAACCCGGATGAGAAATTTGAATGGTTCCAAGTTTGGCTAGCTGTTAAGGATATTAAGACCTGGGTAAGCGCAATTGCCTTGTTTGGTATTGATTTAACCACATTCGGGTTAACAGTGTTTTTACCTATCATTGTTACAAGTTTAGGTTTCAGTCATGTTAGAGCACAATTAATGACAGTGCCAGTATACTTCCTAACAGCTGTTGTTTTCTTCGTCTGTGCCATTTGGTCTGACAAACTGAAATTAAGAAGTCCGTTTATTATCGGTGCATGTTTGACAACAAGTATTGGGCTGGCAATTGTTTTAGGTTCTACAGTGCATGGTGTGAGATACTTTGGTGTTTTCATTCTATGTATGGGTATTTATGTCAATGCTGCTTGTAACTGTTTATGGTTGAGTGGTAACAATGGTAACTACTTTAAGAGAGCTACAGCATTAGGTATAAATCTATTCATTGGTTCAGGCTCAGGTTTAGTATCAGGTCAAATCTTCTTGGCTAAAGATAAACCAAGATATATCATGGGTCTTTCATTGTGTCTTGGTTTCCAAGTCTTATCCATTGTTATGACAGCTCTTCAATTCTACTTGTACTATAGATCCAACCagcaaaaacaaaagatcATCGATCATTGTCATGAAATTGGTGAACCAATTCCTTATGATGAAAGATTAAGTGATCTGAATCCTGAATTTAAATACATGTATTGA
- the BUD32 gene encoding serine/threonine protein kinase BUD32 (CAGL0F08415g~Ortholog(s) have protein serine/threonine kinase activity), with product MSQEIVDRVRNYLSPNIPVTPISQGAEAVVFTTSVHPYLPENCNSNEKYIIKYRSPKRYRHPVIDKSLTKHRTLGEARLLSKLYTIEGLHVPKLIACDAYNGYLWLEFLGEDLPENFGYSNLKNFLWMYDAKNDPYCEVVKRALIEVGEQIGKLHWNDYCHGDLTSSNIVMVHSDTDSHHWVPHLIDFGLGSTTTMVEDKGVDIYVLERAILSTHSQHAEQYIEWMLDGFKSVYEKNGKLGKKKLDELLKRFAEVRLRGRKRSMIG from the coding sequence ATGTCTCAAGAAATTGTCGATAGGGTGCGGAACTATCTGTCTCCTAATATTCCAGTTACACCAATTTCGCAAGGTGCTGAGGCGGTGGTATTTACTACATCTGTGCATCCATACCTTCCCGAAAATTGCAACTCTAATGAGAAGTATATTATCAAGTACAGATCTCCTAAAAGGTATAGACATCCAGTTATTGATAAGTCATTAACAAAACACAGGACACTCGGTGAAGCAAGACTTTTATCTAAACTCTATACCATTGAAGGTTTACATGTACCGAAGCTAATAGCATGTGATGCTTACAATGGTTATTTATGGCTTGAATTCCTGGGAGAAGATCTTCCTGAAAATTTTGGATATAGCAATCTTAAGAATTTCCTATGGATGTACGATGCAAAGAATGATCCGTATTGCGAAGTGGTCAAGAGGGCATTGATTGAAGTTGGAGAACAAATTGGTAAACTACATTGGAACGACTACTGTCATGGTGACCTAACGAGCTCGAATATAGTAATGGTTCACTCTGATACTGATTCACACCATTGGGTACCCCATTTAATTGATTTTGGCTTAGGGTCTACCACAACTATGGTAGAAGATAAAGGTGTGGATATATATGTGCTTGAAAGAGCTATTTTGAGTACACATTCACAACATGCCGAACAGTATATTGAATGGATGCTTGATGGTTTCAAATCGGTATACGAGAAGAATGGCAAGTTAGGTAAAAAGAAACTCGATGAGTTACTGAAGAGGTTTGCAGAGGTGAGACTTCGCggaagaaagagaagtaTGATAggctaa
- the SAY1 gene encoding steryl deacetylase (CAGL0F08437g~Ortholog(s) have steryl deacetylase activity, role in response to toxic substance, sterol deacetylation and cell periphery, endoplasmic reticulum lumen, integral component of membrane, lipid droplet localization), whose product MDTKSNVSVNTTEIPTNITVTTDLSTLRNEEDSITMSIWHTLRFLSKFIGILPFKMTYYLIKVVMESERGVNIDIVSRIFMRESTKLIDENICQYVLNPIFEFIYKFEGNGISLINYSVPNDDLEQISGGIFDKPFVKSTRTQSKFFWKRQINPHTFNPEIDPILIYYHGGGYALQLTPTTLSFLTNTGKYFPDMPILISDYATTASKLDSNKYPRQLLDILAVYDYVTQSLGCKNVIVMGDSAGGNAVLVLLLYLHKHNRPLLPRKAIPISPWLNTTYIGEQERTYMKQSEKWDGICTKGSEMFGDLYIPKILRESGYNPDNDEYINIEHNFDAETWNLITEKCDLLVTYGDDEILSYQIKLFVDKLIECNPKRYNNVENVLAHFQGCHTGPILAWDGNVESWSKQTMIKPILDFIDKA is encoded by the coding sequence ATGGACACCAAAAGCAATGTCAGTGTTAATACTACAGAAATCCCGACCAATATAACAGTAACAACCGACTTATCTACATTGAGAAATGAGGAAGATTCAATTACGATGTCAATTTGGCACACATTGCGGTTTCTGTCAAAGTTTATCGGAATTCTACCATTCAAAATGACCTATTACCTTATAAAAGTTGTAATGGAGTCTGAAAGAGGAGTAAATATTGACATAGTATCGAGAATATTCATGAGAGAAAGTACGAAGCTGATCGACGAGAATATATGCCAATATGTTCTCAATCCGATTTTTGAGTTTATATACAAATTTGAAGGTAATGGGATAAGTCTGATAAATTACTCAGTACCTAATGATGACCTTGAGCAGATATCTGGAGGTATATTTGATAAGCCATTTGTGAAGAGCACACGAACCCAAAGCAAATTCTTTTGGAAACGTCAAATTAATCCTCACACTTTTAACCCAGAGATCGACCCAATTTTGATATACTACCATGGTGGTGGCTATGCTTTGCAGTTGACACCAACCACTCTAAGTTTTTTAACAAACACAGGTAAGTATTTCCCTGACATGCCAATACTTATTTCTGATTATGCTACCACAGCATCAAAACTAGATAGTAACAAGTATCCTAGACAACTCTTGGATATTTTGGCTGTTTACGACTACGTTACTCAATCATTAGGCTGCAAAAATGTCATTGTAATGGGCGATTCAGCTGGTGGAAACGCCGTGCTGGTACTGTTATTATACTTACACAAGCACAATAGGCCACTTTTACCTAGAAAGGCAATACCAATTAGTCCTTGGCTAAATACAACTTATATCGGCGAGCAAGAAAGAACATATATGAAGCAGAGCGAAAAATGGGATGGGATCTGTACAAAAGGATCTGAAATGTTTGGAGATCTATATATTCCAAAAATACTTAGAGAAAGTGGGTACAATCCTGACaatgatgaatatattaatatagaGCATAATTTCGATGCTGAGACTTGGAACTTAATAACTGAAAAGTGTGACTTGTTGGTGACATACGGTGACGACGAAATTCTAAGCTATCAAATCAAACTATTTGTCGATAAATTAATTGAATGTAATCCCAAGAGATATAATAATGTCGAAAATGTACTTGCACATTTCCAGGGCTGTCACACTGGCCCAATCCTAGCCTGGGATGGTAATGTTGAATCATGGTCAAAGCAAACCATGATTAAACCTATTTTAGATTTCATTGATAAGGCATAG
- the APL6 gene encoding AP-3 complex subunit beta (CAGL0F08393g~Ortholog(s) have role in Golgi to vacuole transport, protein targeting to vacuole and AP-3 adaptor complex, cytosol localization) has translation MSQFASALESARTLTLEAAAVASSKLGESSYKQYSKTISPRQLKTLLNSRNTREVKDGLKCLISAMALGDNTIDAKSYLPDVVKTVHTDDMRIRRLVALYLVRYAEIDQDVALLVVNSLQKLVNDTLSETRAFSIKSLVDMRLKSLEPIIIHGMRKSVSDPSAIVRSEVAYTIAKIYTSAYEDFQDELEITLKELLADSDPTVISSVIVVFYRHFLDHLDWLHGHFRRYCNILHELDSNAQIYMITSLTLYSKRYIPKPLLRNSENEKESMPLPDDIQEIIYTAFTIENDPDLDLLLSGIRKLIYSDNFAVLLTCCQAILQLSTPGSLRRTKFPEVIANLINNSRTNGSIKSLILQNILLMSTVDPQIFTPYFRQFFLYPTDNIVTAEFKLKVLSSLVTEETIDSVATEIRRYVYDDLAQNIKKEAMIALGICGQLSELWESKILKWLLRFLTYQKLDKNLMDTAVDVIRVLLHSNPRSHIKTVLELSTLLESQDTLHDKARSGIIWLFGEIARVEFSVCPDVLRKLTLNFAQEGRYSRHQILLLAAKLLSYDISANTTGDGAYDYSKSRLYQIFNTLIYLAKYDDDFDIRDRARMLGSLFHEDKLQIGTLLLQGTKPEPQLFPSNYRNRDGSEDQNVKSLISYGVSSSLINAYLFRKWEYSPDPVSENQDIREPTPTKDYRKYYTSISSDSFKGRDTISNNAFSSSIDRNKDFEAKPSKDSTYVSKRGQKYKLQSLEEFFSDIPEQPNKKSLNQSIDNSTGDKKPHISSEEEDTEEESDEGSNSESETGEDDLDSSEEYTDDSSD, from the coding sequence ATGAGCCAGTTTGCTTCTGCGTTAGAGTCAGCCCGCACACTGACATTGGAGGCTGCAGCCGTTGCGTCCTCCAAATTGGGTGAATCCTCATATAAgcaatattcaaaaacaatCTCGCCGAGGCAATTGAAGACCTTGTTGAACTCGAGAAATACAAGAGAGGTAAAGGATGGTTTGAAATGTTTAATTAGTGCGATGGCCCTAGGCGACAACACAATTGATGCTAAATCCTATTTGCCTGATGTAGTAAAAACTGTTCATACCGATGATATGCGTATAAGAAGGCTTGTGGCCTTGTATCTAGTACGATATGCGGAGATTGATCAAGATGTTGCATTACTAGTAGTAAATTCACTTCAGAAATTAGTTAATGACACCTTAAGTGAAACAAGGGCCTTTTCAATAAAGTCTCTCGTTGATATGAGACTAAAGTCCCTCGAACCTATAATAATTCATGGTATGCGCAAAAGTGTTTCTGATCCATCAGCAATTGTGCGATCTGAAGTTGCATATACAATCGCTAAGATCTACACATCTGCCTATGAGGATTTTCAAGATGAACTTGAAATCACATTGAAGGAATTACTGGCTGATAGCGATCCCACAGTAATTTCTTCCGTGATAGTTGTTTTTTATCGACACTTCTTGGATCATTTAGACTGGCTCCATGGTCATTTCAGAAGGTATTGTAATATACTTCATGAACTGGACTCGAACGCTCagatatatatgataaCTTCATTGACGCTGTATTCCAAGAGGTATATTCCAAAGCCACTATTAAGAAACtctgaaaatgaaaaggaGAGCATGCCATTACCAGATGACATCCAagaaattatatatacGGCATTTACGATTGAAAATGATCCTGACCTTGATCTACTTCTATCTGGAATAAGAAAGCTGATATATTCTGATAATTTTGCTGTTTTGCTTACATGCTGTCAGGCTATTTTACAACTTTCGACACCAGGCTCCTTGAGAAGGACCAAATTCCCAGAAGTTATTGCCAATCTGATTAATAACTCGAGAACTAATGGCAGTATCAAAAGTTTAATATTGcagaatatattattgatgTCAACTGTGGATCCGCAAATATTTACACCATACTTTAGgcagttttttctttatccaACTGATAACATTGTTACAGCAGAGTTCAAACTTAAGGTCTTATCATCTTTGGTAACGGAGGAAACGATTGATAGCGTTGCAACAGAGATTAGGCGCTACGTTTACGACGACTTAGCacagaatataaaaaaggAAGCTATGATTGCTCTTGGGATATGTGGTCAACTCTCAGAACTTTGGGAATCAAAAATACTAAAGTGGCTTCTGAGATTCTTAacatatcaaaaattaGATAAAAATTTAATGGATACAGCCGTTGATGTGATTAGAGTACTTCTTCATTCTAATCCAAGGTCTCATATCAAAACAGTATTGGAACTAAGTACATTATTAGAGTCACAGGATACCCTACATGATAAAGCTAGATCTGGAATAATATGGCTTTTTGGAGAAATTGCTAGGGTTGAATTTTCAGTATGCCCAGATGTACTACGGAAGTTGACATTAAACTTTGCTCAAGAAGGGAGATATTCAAGGCATCAAATTTTACTATTGGCAGCAAAATTACTTTCTTATGATATAAGCGCGAACACCACTGGAGATGGGGCATATGACTATTCAAAATCAAGATTGTATCAGATATTCAATACACTTATTTACCTTGCCAAATATGATGACGATTTTGATATAAGGGATAGAGCGCGTATGCTTGGTTCACTTTTTCATGAAGATAAGCTACAAATAGGTACTCTACTTCTTCAAGGCACAAAGCCGGAACCGCAGCTTTTCCCATCAAATTATAGAAATAGAGATGGAAGTGAAGATCAGAATGTGAAGAGCCTCATTTCCTATGGGGTTTCATCATCGCTAATAAATGCCTACCTCTTTAGAAAGTGGGAATACTCACCTGACCCTGTATCAGAAAATCAAGATATCAGAGAGCCCACACCTACTAAAGACTACCGTAAATATTATACAAGCATATCCTCAGACAGTTTTAAAGGAAGAGATACAATTTCTAATAATGCATTCTCATCATCTATTGATAGGAATAAAGACTTTGAGGCAAAACCTTCCAAAGATTCAACTTATGTTTCGAAAAGGGGACAAAAATATAAGCTACAAAGTTTAGAGGAATTTTTCTCAGATATACCTGAGCAGCCGAACAAGAAGTCTCTCAACCAAAGTATTGATAATTCCACGGGGGACAAGAAGCCTCATATTTcatctgaagaagaggatactgaagaagaaagtgaTGAAGGTAGTAATTCAGAATCAGAGACTGGAGAAGATGACTTAGACAGTTCAGAGGAGTACACAGATGACTCTTCAGATTGA
- the MES1 gene encoding methionine--tRNA ligase MES1 (CAGL0F08459g~Ortholog(s) have methionine-tRNA ligase activity, role in methionyl-tRNA aminoacylation and cytosol, methionyl glutamyl tRNA synthetase complex localization), whose protein sequence is MASQVSFDKVKGRDAKVVLANNLKIALAIELAKGLKLSINEDRSEPLLTAGELVLRDANAILRYALDDFEGIHSEQYHYALSSVEAYLYHQQSSEEHATELVNKMIDNYLKLDKDSKLDAVTLISFANAYALRPTQINDAFKDDLPEALKKAIQTATKYTPRSSSEFKNTGEKHIAEGYLVSKQGSEILPKEGERNILITSALPYVNNVPHLGNIVGSVLSADIFARYCKSRNYNTLFICGTDEYGTATETKAIEEGVSPRELCDKYHKIHSDVYKWFQIGFDYFGRTTTEQQTEIAQDIFLKLDKNGYLGEESMKQLYCPVHNSFLADRYVEGECPKCHYEDARGDQCDKCGGLLDPFELINPRCKLDNAIPEPKTSDHIFLALDKLEPEIKKWVEKASTEGEWSKNSKTITNSWLKDGLKPRCITRDLVWGTPVPLEKYKDKVLYVWFDATIGYVSITANYTKNWEQWWKKPEDVKLYQFMGKDNVPFHTVVFPGSQLGTNDEWTMLHHLNTTEYLQYEGGKFSKSRGVGVFGNNAQDSGISPSVWRYYLASVRPESSDSHFSWDDFVARNNSELLANLGNFVNRIIKFVNAKYNGVIPKFDTKNLPNYDSLVSDINEILRNYVKEMETAHERRGLEIAMSLSARGNQFLQENKLDNSLFSQHPEKSDAVVGVGLNIVYAVASLIYPFMPETAETINRMLNAPALKIDEEFHIALLGGHNINKAEYLFQRIDEKKIDEWRAKYGGQDK, encoded by the coding sequence ATGGCTTCCCAGGTATCGTTTGATAAAGTGAAGGGCCGTGATGCCAAAGTTGTGTTGGCCAACAACTTGAAGATTGCGCTGGCTATTGAGCTAGCCAAGGGCTTGAAGCTGAGCATCAATGAGGACAGAAGCGAACCCTTGCTGACGGCTGGCGAGTTGGTTTTGCGTGATGCCAATGCTATACTAAGATACGCGCTTGATGACTTTGAAGGCATCCACTCTGAACAATACCACTATGCATTGTCCTCTGTGGAGGCTTACCTTTACCACCAACAAAGCAGTGAGGAGCACGCCACCGAGTTGGTGAACAAGATGATCGACAACTATTTGAAGCTGGACAAGGACTCCAAGCTGGACGCGGTTACCTTGATCTCCTTTGCGAACGCTTATGCTCTGAGACCAACTCAGATTAATGACGCTTTCAAGGATGATCTACCAGAGGCACTAAAGAAGGCTATTCAAACCGCCACAAAGTACACTCCACGTTCTTCTTCCGAGTTCAAGAACACTGGTGAAAAGCACATTGCAGAAGGCTACTTAGTTAGTAAGCAAGGCTCTGAGATTTTGCCAAAAGAAGGTGAAAGAAACATTCTTATCACCTCAGCTCTTCCTTATGTTAACAACGTTCCTCACTTGGGTAACATTGTTGGGAGTGTGTTGTCTGCAGATATCTTTGCCCGTTACTGTAAATCTAGAAACTACAACACCCTTTTCATCTGTGGTACCGACGAATACGGTACCGCTACCGAGACTAAAGCCATCGAAGAAGGTGTTTCTCCACGTGAACTTTGTGACAAATATCACAAGATCCACAGCGACGTTTACAAATGGTTCCAAATTGGATTCGACTACTTCGGTAGAACTACAACTGAACAGCAGACCGAAATTGCTCAAgatatcttcttgaagCTAGATAAAAATGGTTACTTAGGTGAAGAATCTATGAAACAACTATACTGTCCAGTACACAATTCTTTCTTGGCTGATAGATACGTTGAAGGTGAATGTCCAAAGTGTCACTACGAAGATGCCAGAGGTGATCAATGTGATAAGTGTGGTGGTTTGCTTGATCCATTTGAATTGATCAACCCACGTTGTAAATTGGATAATGCAATTCCAGAACCAAAGACTTCTGATCACATTTTCTTGGCTTTGGACAAGCTAGAACCAGAGATCAAGAAATGGGTTGAAAAAGCATCTACTGAAGGAGAGTGGTCAAAGAACTCGAAGACTATTACAAATTCTTGGTTAAAGGATGGTTTGAAACCACGTTGTATCACAAGAGATTTAGTCTGGGGTACTCCAGTCCCATTAGAAAAGTACAAGGATAAAGTGTTGTATGTTTGGTTTGATGCCACTATTGGTTACGTTTCCATTACAGCTAATTACACAAAGAACTGGGAACAATGGTGGAAGAAGCCTGAAGATGTTAAACTTTACCAATTTATGGGTAAAGATAATGTTCCTTTCCATACTGTTGTTTTCCCAGGTTCTCAACTTGGTACCAACGATGAATGGACTATGTTGCATCACTTGAACACCACTGAATACCTACAGTACGAGGGCGGTAAGTTCTCTAAGAGTAGAGGTGTCGGTGTTTTCGGTAACAATGCTCAAGATTCTGGTATTTCCCCAAGTGTTTGGAGATACTATCTGGCATCTGTTAGACCAGAATCGAGTGACTCCCATTTCTCCTGGGATGACTTTGTTGCTAGAAACAACAGTGAACTGCTTGCTAACTTAGGTAACTTTGTGAACCGTATCATAAAGTTTGTTAATGCCAAGTATAACGGTGTGATTCCAAAGTTTGATACTAAAAACTTACCAAACTACGATTCTCTAGTCTCTGacattaatgaaattttgagaaattACGTAAAGGAAATGGAAACTGCCCACGAAAGACGTGGTCTAGAGATTGCTATGTCTCTAAGTGCTCGTGGTAACCAATTCttacaagaaaataagTTAGATAACAGTCTGTTCTCTCAACACCCAGAAAAATCTGATGCTGTTGTTGGCGTCGGATTGAACATCGTATACGCAGTTGCCTCTCTAATTTATCCATTTATGCCAGAAACAGCTGAAACTATCAACAGAATGCTAAATGCTCCTGCTTtgaaaattgatgaagaattcCACATCGCTCTTCTAGGCGGCCATAACATCAACAAGGCCGAATATCTATTCCAAAGAATCgatgagaagaagattgaCGAATGGAGAGCTAAGTATGGTGGCCAAGATAAATAG